A single region of the Polyangiaceae bacterium genome encodes:
- a CDS encoding membrane dipeptidase, with translation MIRLALAALFGLLLLPLPVAGAKPAPLKVAVVDLRVHLPYQLVSKGRAMALGSGQADLARMRHGGVYGVVLPLLGGLRSEPRAERLLPVYLSVQRALNRTPELRLPGCRRAGSGFRTWLAIEGAGELAGAPTSAGLWVTRGVRLFGLVRTEDDDLATSASTPEPVLTGLSAKGRTLVHAIHQAGGVVDVSHASAMTVRDVVEIARADGVPVVASHSNARAVTDHPRNLSDEEIVSIAGTGGVIGISFVPSMLARGRRPDLNDVVRHVRHVVRVAGVDHVAIGSGFEGGIWPPHELINASRYPRLWAALTDAGMSASAIRKIASDNALRVLCPAK, from the coding sequence ATGATTCGCCTCGCGCTGGCGGCGCTCTTCGGCTTGCTCTTGTTGCCGTTGCCCGTCGCCGGTGCGAAGCCCGCTCCGCTGAAGGTCGCCGTCGTCGACCTACGCGTCCACCTGCCGTACCAGCTCGTCTCCAAGGGGCGCGCCATGGCCCTCGGTAGCGGTCAGGCGGATCTCGCGCGGATGCGTCACGGGGGCGTGTATGGCGTGGTGCTGCCGCTGCTTGGCGGGCTTCGCAGCGAACCGCGTGCCGAGCGGCTTTTGCCCGTGTACCTCAGCGTGCAGCGTGCCTTGAACCGGACGCCGGAGCTGCGCCTGCCCGGCTGTCGGCGCGCTGGTTCCGGCTTTCGCACGTGGCTCGCCATCGAAGGGGCGGGGGAGCTCGCCGGCGCCCCCACCTCCGCGGGCTTGTGGGTGACCCGCGGCGTGCGCCTGTTCGGATTGGTGCGAACGGAGGACGACGACCTCGCTACCTCCGCGTCCACGCCGGAGCCGGTTCTCACCGGGCTCAGCGCCAAGGGGCGCACGCTGGTGCACGCCATCCACCAGGCCGGGGGAGTGGTCGACGTGTCCCACGCGTCGGCCATGACCGTGCGCGACGTCGTGGAGATCGCTCGCGCCGACGGCGTGCCGGTCGTGGCGTCGCACTCCAACGCTCGCGCCGTGACCGACCACCCGCGGAACCTCAGCGACGAGGAGATCGTGTCCATCGCCGGGACCGGTGGTGTCATCGGCATCAGCTTCGTGCCCAGCATGCTCGCCCGAGGGCGTCGCCCCGACTTGAACGACGTCGTGCGCCACGTCCGGCACGTGGTGCGCGTGGCGGGCGTGGATCACGTCGCCATCGGCTCCGGCTTCGAGGGTGGCATCTGGCCGCCCCACGAGCTCATCAATGCGTCCCGCTACCCGCGCCTGTGGGCGGCCCTCACAGACGCCGGCATGAGCGCCTCGGCGATCCGAAAGATCGCGAGCGACAACGCCCTCCGAGTGCTGTGCCCTGCGAAATAG
- a CDS encoding hemerythrin domain-containing protein gives MNPIDVLQREHQLIERMLSVLDALTSRAEAGEPVERADLERCVKFFREFVDLGHHEKEESILFPVLTDLGFDWSSGPLARIRKEHDQERYLMRSLRHAALQKSEWSVDGRRHFVSVAREFLELQRTHLMHENLDLFPLARTKLPEDRGAKVVASFENLDGERENFDELVASVGELYTRYRH, from the coding sequence ATGAACCCCATCGACGTGCTCCAGCGTGAGCATCAGCTGATCGAACGGATGCTGAGCGTTCTCGACGCGCTCACTTCCCGCGCCGAAGCCGGAGAGCCGGTGGAGCGCGCGGATCTCGAGCGCTGCGTGAAGTTCTTCCGCGAGTTCGTCGATCTCGGCCACCACGAAAAGGAAGAATCGATCCTGTTCCCGGTCCTCACGGACCTCGGCTTCGATTGGAGCAGCGGTCCCCTGGCGCGCATCCGCAAGGAGCACGACCAGGAACGCTACCTGATGCGCTCCTTGCGCCACGCCGCACTGCAGAAGAGCGAGTGGAGCGTGGACGGTCGCCGCCACTTCGTCAGCGTTGCCCGCGAGTTCCTCGAGCTGCAGCGCACCCACCTCATGCACGAGAACCTCGATCTCTTTCCGCTGGCTCGCACGAAGCTCCCGGAAGACCGCGGCGCCAAGGTGGTGGCGTCTTTCGAGAATCTGGACGGCGAGCGCGAGAACTTCGACGAGCTCGTGGCTTCCGTCGGCGAGCTGTACACGCGCTACCGTCATTGA
- a CDS encoding Hsp20 family protein produces MTDIEVQKDKAIAQRHWDPFRVMRELMRWDPFTSARFEPEGASFWPAFDVKETPEAFVFKADMPGIKTEDIDLQLAQNRLIVSGKREAEKTQKGETLYAYERTVGSFTRAFTLPEGVDADKIHAELKDGVLSVLIPKKPEGQPKQISVKKT; encoded by the coding sequence ATGACCGACATCGAGGTCCAGAAGGACAAGGCGATCGCTCAGCGACACTGGGATCCCTTCCGCGTCATGCGGGAGCTGATGCGCTGGGACCCCTTCACCTCCGCACGTTTCGAGCCGGAAGGCGCCAGCTTCTGGCCCGCCTTCGACGTGAAGGAGACTCCCGAGGCCTTCGTGTTCAAGGCGGACATGCCCGGCATCAAGACGGAGGACATCGATCTGCAGCTCGCGCAAAATCGCCTGATCGTGAGCGGCAAGCGCGAAGCGGAGAAGACCCAGAAGGGGGAGACGCTGTATGCCTACGAACGCACCGTGGGGAGTTTCACTCGAGCGTTCACGCTGCCCGAGGGCGTGGACGCGGACAAGATCCACGCGGAGCTCAAGGACGGCGTGCTTTCCGTTCTGATCCCCAAGAAGCCTGAAGGACAACCCAAGCAAATCTCGGTGAAGAAGACCTGA
- a CDS encoding CBS domain-containing protein, with amino-acid sequence MKCEDVMKRQLSAIAPQTTAARAAREMRAAGIGFLPVCNREGTVVGVLTDRDLALRVCADQLPVETTTASAIMTTAVIACRGDDSLDQVEALMARHQKSRLVVVDPNGHLAGVVSITDLLQVEEPIRVARLLRQVSARCFRYEGAQA; translated from the coding sequence ATGAAGTGCGAGGACGTGATGAAGCGCCAGCTGTCCGCAATTGCGCCGCAGACGACGGCAGCGCGGGCTGCGCGAGAGATGCGCGCCGCCGGTATCGGATTCTTGCCGGTGTGCAACCGCGAGGGAACGGTCGTCGGTGTGCTCACGGATCGCGACCTCGCGCTCCGGGTGTGCGCGGACCAGCTGCCGGTGGAAACGACCACCGCGAGCGCGATCATGACGACCGCCGTCATCGCCTGCCGTGGGGACGACAGCCTCGACCAGGTGGAAGCCTTGATGGCTCGGCATCAGAAGTCTCGTCTCGTCGTGGTGGACCCAAACGGGCATCTGGCCGGGGTGGTCAGCATCACGGATCTTTTGCAGGTGGAGGAGCCAATCCGCGTTGCGCGTTTGCTTCGGCAAGTAAGTGCGCGATGCTTCCGCTACGAAGGAGCTCAGGCATGA
- a CDS encoding GNAT family N-acetyltransferase: protein MPDMDWRMLYADKVATPEEAIRLVPRGRRILIGSGAAEPASLVEALVAHGDHLADNEIVHLLTLGPAPYVKPGLEKRFRHTAFFIGANVREAVQEGRADFMPVFLSEIPVLIRSRRVRVDVVLVQVSPPDAHGYVSLGVSLDIVRAAVDAAELVIAEVNPRMPRTLGNSFVHVNRFDALVPVDAALPELAIEPLDDVCREIGRHVATLIPNGATLQTGIGRIPHAVTEALANHHDLGVHTEMLSDSVIDLVESGVVNGSQKTLLPGKIVTSFAMGTKRLYDWIDDNPAVEMRASDFTNDPFTIARHDNMVAINSALAVDLTGQVAADTLMGRFFSGIGGQVDFIRGAGRSNGGKPIIALPSTAKDGKMSRIRAVLEEGAGVVTSRGDVHYVVTEFGVADLWGKSIRQRAMALIEIAHPDFRGELLSAAKGRRYVFPDQVAPRAVYPWEEERVEDLHGHTVLVRPVRVADEETLQDLFYRLSDESTYQRFMQYKRSHSHQEMQDLVKLDYESNMALVVCEGTDPSGEILAMARYDVDPATSLADIAFVVQDEWQGKGLGTLLMRRMRDIARARGLAGFTADVFASNAAMLGVFYRSGMEVRTELDGGVYHVVMTFEPKAPPETMRPRERL, encoded by the coding sequence ATGCCTGACATGGATTGGCGTATGCTCTACGCCGACAAGGTCGCTACACCCGAAGAAGCCATTCGTCTCGTCCCGCGGGGCCGTCGCATCCTGATTGGATCCGGCGCCGCGGAGCCCGCCAGCTTGGTGGAAGCCCTGGTGGCCCACGGCGATCACCTGGCGGACAACGAGATCGTCCACCTGCTGACCTTGGGGCCGGCGCCCTACGTGAAGCCCGGCCTCGAGAAGCGCTTCCGACACACCGCCTTCTTCATCGGCGCCAACGTGCGCGAGGCGGTGCAGGAAGGGCGTGCGGACTTCATGCCCGTGTTCCTGTCGGAAATCCCGGTGCTGATTCGTTCGCGCCGGGTGCGCGTGGACGTGGTGCTGGTGCAGGTCAGCCCGCCGGATGCCCACGGCTACGTGAGCCTCGGCGTGTCCCTCGACATCGTGCGGGCCGCCGTGGATGCCGCGGAGCTGGTGATCGCGGAGGTGAATCCACGGATGCCCCGCACGCTGGGCAACTCCTTCGTACACGTCAATCGCTTCGATGCCCTGGTGCCCGTGGACGCCGCCCTGCCGGAGCTCGCCATCGAGCCCTTGGACGACGTGTGCCGCGAGATCGGTCGCCACGTGGCGACGCTCATCCCCAACGGTGCCACGCTGCAGACCGGCATTGGTCGCATCCCGCACGCCGTCACCGAGGCCCTCGCCAATCATCACGACCTCGGCGTGCACACCGAGATGCTCTCGGACAGCGTGATCGACCTGGTGGAGTCCGGCGTGGTGAACGGCAGCCAGAAGACGCTGTTGCCCGGAAAGATCGTCACCAGCTTCGCCATGGGAACCAAGCGCCTGTACGACTGGATCGACGACAACCCCGCGGTGGAGATGCGCGCCAGCGATTTCACCAACGACCCGTTCACCATCGCCCGGCACGACAACATGGTCGCGATCAACTCCGCCCTGGCGGTGGACCTGACGGGGCAGGTGGCCGCCGACACGCTCATGGGCCGCTTCTTCTCGGGCATCGGCGGGCAGGTGGACTTCATCCGCGGCGCCGGTCGCAGCAACGGTGGCAAGCCCATCATTGCGCTGCCCAGCACCGCGAAGGACGGCAAGATGAGCCGCATCCGAGCGGTGCTGGAAGAGGGCGCCGGAGTGGTCACCAGCCGCGGGGACGTCCACTACGTGGTCACCGAGTTCGGCGTCGCGGATCTGTGGGGTAAGAGCATCCGACAGCGCGCCATGGCGCTGATCGAGATCGCTCACCCGGACTTCCGGGGAGAGCTGCTGTCAGCGGCCAAGGGGCGACGCTACGTGTTTCCCGACCAGGTCGCGCCGCGCGCGGTGTACCCCTGGGAGGAAGAGCGCGTGGAGGATCTCCACGGCCACACCGTGCTGGTGCGTCCGGTACGCGTGGCCGACGAAGAGACGCTGCAGGATCTCTTCTACCGGCTCAGCGACGAGAGCACCTACCAGCGCTTCATGCAGTACAAGCGGAGCCACTCCCATCAAGAGATGCAGGACCTGGTCAAGCTGGACTACGAGAGCAACATGGCACTGGTAGTGTGCGAAGGCACCGACCCCAGCGGCGAGATCCTGGCCATGGCGCGCTACGACGTGGACCCTGCGACCAGCCTGGCGGACATCGCCTTCGTGGTGCAGGACGAGTGGCAGGGCAAGGGCCTCGGCACCTTGTTGATGCGGCGCATGCGGGACATCGCCCGGGCTCGCGGCCTGGCCGGCTTCACGGCGGACGTGTTCGCGTCCAACGCCGCGATGCTGGGCGTGTTCTATCGCAGCGGCATGGAGGTGCGCACCGAGCTGGACGGCGGCGTGTACCACGTGGTGATGACGTTCGAGCCGAAGGCGCCGCCGGAGACCATGCGGCCTCGAGAACGGCTATGA
- a CDS encoding glycerate kinase: MEYSSIVTSSPTILVAPDKLKGSLSSRQAAEALALGAARAAPNARVEQCPIADGGEGTLEVLAALDASWRWRSARVSGPNGAPLDAKWLLSADGTTAIVESAEAVALAHCTARAPLTATSAGVGELVALAIAAGARRVVLTLGGSATTDGGAGMLRALGAVIDDARVDLAPARARLAGIELSVACDVDNPLLGEAGAARVYAPQKGASPRDVDELEARLARFAAATEPELAAAGGAGAAGGLGFGALLLGARAMRGCDWLLDRVGFDARLDAATLVLTAEGRLDAQSLRGKAVIAVAERAARRGVPVIAIAGAVDVDPAALRARGIVAAFSLCPRPCSEAEARAEARPWLERAAEHAVACHGVPAPHQQK, translated from the coding sequence ATGGAATATTCCAGCATAGTCACAAGCTCGCCAACAATTCTGGTGGCTCCAGACAAGCTCAAGGGTTCGCTTTCGAGCCGACAAGCGGCGGAAGCGTTGGCGTTGGGGGCGGCGCGGGCCGCCCCCAACGCACGCGTGGAGCAATGCCCCATCGCCGACGGCGGCGAAGGAACGTTGGAAGTGCTGGCGGCGCTCGATGCGTCGTGGCGCTGGCGATCCGCGCGGGTGTCCGGACCGAACGGCGCGCCGCTCGATGCGAAGTGGCTGCTGTCCGCCGACGGCACCACGGCGATCGTGGAGTCCGCCGAAGCCGTCGCCCTCGCCCACTGCACCGCGCGGGCGCCCCTGACGGCGACCTCCGCGGGCGTCGGCGAGCTCGTCGCGCTGGCCATCGCCGCGGGGGCTCGCCGCGTCGTGCTCACGTTGGGGGGCAGCGCGACGACGGATGGCGGCGCGGGAATGCTGCGCGCGCTCGGCGCCGTCATCGACGACGCCCGCGTGGATCTCGCGCCCGCGCGGGCGCGCCTCGCCGGCATCGAGCTCAGCGTCGCCTGCGACGTCGACAATCCGCTGCTCGGCGAAGCCGGCGCGGCGCGGGTGTACGCGCCGCAGAAGGGCGCGAGCCCGCGGGACGTGGACGAGCTCGAAGCACGCCTCGCGCGCTTCGCCGCCGCCACCGAGCCGGAGCTCGCGGCCGCCGGCGGCGCCGGAGCCGCCGGCGGCCTCGGCTTCGGCGCGCTGCTCCTGGGCGCGCGCGCCATGCGCGGCTGCGACTGGCTGCTCGATCGCGTGGGCTTCGACGCGCGCCTCGACGCGGCCACCCTGGTGCTCACCGCCGAGGGCCGGCTCGACGCTCAGTCCTTGCGCGGCAAGGCGGTGATCGCCGTCGCGGAGCGCGCGGCGCGTCGCGGCGTGCCGGTGATCGCCATCGCGGGCGCCGTGGACGTCGACCCGGCGGCACTGCGCGCCCGCGGCATCGTCGCGGCGTTCAGCTTGTGCCCGCGTCCTTGCAGCGAAGCCGAGGCCCGCGCCGAAGCGCGGCCCTGGCTCGAGCGCGCCGCCGAGCACGCCGTGGCGTGCCACGGCGTGCCCGCGCCGCACCAACAAAAGTAG
- a CDS encoding AgmX/PglI C-terminal domain-containing protein, with product MRRTVAWAAALAVAACASNARPPPPAPPPPPPPQVPVAAAPIPDAAVEVGADANIDAEPTDAGVDAPPPAPVLMELETPFKLWERPRPKGAVNAAGEDEKLARWNVGGTGDPEFKSNKKSFHPGARVVVNTRLVRGYLPKHAPYDRRRGRYVNVLSLTSLLARSRSRGYWPFRLCFEDGLRKDQKIHGKTELGLRIGGDGRVRRSRLLMTKLPDRDVATCLTEAAKKLPYLPPPRGRSIDVVLTVEMWPGDAPVVQTDAPKGAPEIPGKLDANAVAQVLEAHRDALADCYRTGLEKDAGLWGRVQVRIEQDATGKVLDAREDESHFPDRGVSRCVVSTLRPAHFPKPDGGPLIFVVSVRFGAPPPPPAEEP from the coding sequence GTGCGTCGAACGGTCGCATGGGCTGCGGCGCTCGCCGTCGCGGCCTGCGCGAGCAATGCTCGCCCGCCACCCCCCGCGCCGCCGCCACCGCCGCCACCACAAGTGCCCGTGGCCGCGGCGCCCATCCCCGACGCAGCAGTGGAAGTCGGCGCCGACGCCAACATCGACGCGGAGCCCACCGACGCGGGGGTGGACGCGCCGCCTCCAGCTCCGGTGCTGATGGAGCTCGAGACGCCCTTCAAGCTGTGGGAGCGCCCTCGCCCAAAGGGCGCCGTCAACGCCGCGGGAGAGGACGAAAAGCTGGCGCGCTGGAACGTGGGCGGCACGGGGGATCCCGAGTTCAAGTCCAACAAGAAGAGCTTTCATCCGGGGGCGCGAGTGGTGGTGAACACGCGCCTGGTGCGCGGCTACCTGCCCAAGCACGCACCCTACGACCGCCGCCGGGGGCGCTACGTGAACGTCTTGAGCCTCACCAGCTTGCTCGCGCGTTCCCGCTCTCGTGGCTATTGGCCCTTCCGGCTTTGCTTCGAAGACGGCCTGCGCAAGGATCAGAAGATCCACGGCAAGACGGAGCTCGGCCTGCGCATCGGGGGCGACGGACGCGTGCGCCGCTCGCGATTGCTGATGACGAAGCTCCCGGATCGGGACGTGGCGACGTGTCTGACGGAAGCCGCCAAGAAGCTGCCCTATCTGCCGCCACCGCGGGGCCGCAGCATCGACGTCGTGCTCACCGTCGAGATGTGGCCCGGCGACGCCCCCGTCGTCCAGACCGACGCACCCAAAGGCGCACCGGAGATCCCGGGCAAGCTCGACGCCAACGCCGTCGCCCAGGTCCTCGAAGCGCATCGTGACGCCCTCGCCGACTGCTACCGCACGGGGCTCGAGAAGGACGCCGGCCTGTGGGGCCGCGTGCAAGTGCGCATCGAGCAGGACGCCACGGGCAAGGTGCTCGACGCGCGAGAAGACGAAAGTCATTTTCCCGATCGCGGCGTGAGCCGCTGCGTGGTGAGCACGCTGCGCCCCGCGCACTTCCCCAAGCCCGACGGCGGCCCACTGATCTTCGTGGTTTCCGTGAGGTTTGGCGCGCCACCTCCACCGCCGGCCGAAGAGCCCTGA
- a CDS encoding FxsA family protein — translation MRWLFLFFIVVPLVELYLLLWLGSIIGFWPTVGITIVTGVLGGSLAKREGIRVWRQWRTALAEMRPPETGVVDGVLVLIGGALLITPGVLTDLTGLFLLLPPTRKLVAAAIRRRIDAKIASGSLQVMDASSFSMGFEPEPMRWSEPAPRASGSDVVDTTGESVDLDAPVLPPRGG, via the coding sequence GTGCGCTGGCTGTTCCTCTTCTTCATCGTCGTCCCCCTGGTCGAGCTGTATCTCTTGCTCTGGCTCGGCAGCATCATCGGCTTCTGGCCGACGGTGGGGATCACGATCGTCACGGGCGTGCTCGGGGGCAGCTTGGCCAAGCGCGAGGGCATTCGCGTGTGGCGTCAGTGGCGCACGGCGCTGGCGGAGATGCGCCCACCGGAGACCGGCGTGGTGGATGGCGTGTTGGTGCTGATCGGCGGCGCGCTCTTGATCACGCCGGGCGTGCTCACGGATCTCACCGGCCTGTTCCTGCTCTTGCCGCCCACGCGCAAGCTCGTGGCAGCGGCGATCCGCCGGCGCATCGACGCCAAGATCGCGAGCGGCAGCCTGCAGGTGATGGACGCCTCCAGCTTCAGCATGGGGTTCGAGCCCGAGCCCATGCGCTGGAGCGAGCCAGCGCCGCGCGCCAGCGGGTCCGACGTGGTGGACACCACGGGCGAGAGCGTCGACCTGGACGCGCCGGTGCTGCCGCCGCGCGGAGGCTAG
- a CDS encoding universal stress protein, which yields MNARSKVPYVVVVGIDFSETGNTALEHAFTLASDKPNGEVHVINVARGYGPMVHLDTGGDITTLSMEEASHKLKLYVEERLEDFVARREALDRPVFERAVTHLRLDSPAEEVAQLASDLEADLVVVGTHGRRGLRRLLLGSVAEGVVRLAPCPVLVVRPKDQGAPVPEIEPPCPACVQARKDSDGKELWCARHKEHHVRAHTYHYVDRNVASHENAPLINRQD from the coding sequence ATGAACGCAAGAAGCAAGGTCCCGTACGTGGTCGTCGTGGGCATCGACTTTTCGGAGACCGGAAACACGGCCCTCGAGCACGCGTTCACCCTGGCCAGCGACAAGCCCAACGGAGAGGTCCATGTGATCAACGTGGCTCGCGGCTATGGGCCGATGGTGCATTTGGACACGGGCGGGGACATCACCACGCTCAGCATGGAAGAGGCCTCCCACAAGCTGAAGCTGTACGTCGAAGAGCGGCTGGAGGACTTCGTCGCTCGCCGCGAGGCGCTCGATCGCCCGGTGTTCGAGCGGGCGGTGACGCATCTTCGGCTGGATTCCCCCGCGGAGGAGGTGGCGCAGCTGGCCTCCGACTTGGAAGCGGACTTGGTCGTGGTGGGCACCCATGGGCGTCGCGGGTTGCGCCGGCTATTGCTCGGGTCCGTCGCCGAAGGCGTGGTGCGGCTGGCGCCCTGCCCGGTGCTGGTGGTGCGGCCCAAGGATCAGGGCGCGCCGGTGCCGGAGATCGAGCCGCCGTGCCCCGCCTGCGTGCAGGCGCGCAAGGACTCGGACGGCAAGGAGCTGTGGTGCGCTCGGCACAAGGAGCACCACGTCCGCGCCCACACTTATCACTACGTGGATCGCAACGTCGCTTCCCACGAGAATGCCCCTCTGATCAATCGACAAGACTGA
- a CDS encoding AAA family ATPase, with the protein MGKEIAENNHCRIVLTGGPGGGKTTAADLFRREIGSRVVLVPEAATIMFTGGFPRRREPDALRAVQTAIFHVQRGIEDVQSAAHPTRVLLCDRGTVDGSVYWPGPPEEFFDAMGTSLEQELSRYGAVVFFESAAAGGLEINSGNPARTESVEEARELDRLLRAQWSKHPRFFLVPHSQSFFEKISMGLAILQSLVAQMPSSPPPG; encoded by the coding sequence ATGGGCAAGGAAATCGCCGAGAACAACCACTGCCGCATCGTGCTGACGGGCGGCCCCGGTGGGGGCAAGACCACGGCCGCGGATCTGTTTCGCCGGGAGATCGGCTCCCGGGTGGTGCTGGTTCCCGAAGCCGCCACCATCATGTTCACCGGCGGCTTTCCGCGGCGACGGGAGCCCGACGCGCTCCGCGCGGTGCAGACTGCGATCTTCCACGTGCAGCGCGGCATCGAGGACGTGCAATCCGCGGCACACCCCACGCGCGTCTTGCTGTGCGACCGCGGTACCGTGGACGGCTCGGTGTACTGGCCCGGCCCGCCGGAGGAGTTCTTCGACGCAATGGGAACCTCGCTGGAGCAGGAGCTCTCCCGCTACGGCGCAGTGGTGTTCTTCGAAAGCGCGGCAGCCGGAGGACTGGAGATCAACAGCGGCAATCCGGCTCGCACCGAGTCCGTAGAAGAGGCCCGGGAGCTCGATCGGCTGCTCCGCGCCCAATGGTCGAAACACCCGCGCTTCTTCCTGGTGCCGCACTCGCAATCGTTCTTCGAGAAGATATCGATGGGGCTCGCGATCCTGCAGAGCCTGGTGGCGCAAATGCCGTCGTCACCGCCCCCCGGTTAG
- a CDS encoding universal stress protein, whose protein sequence is MTLLVPVDYSEHSLRVLGVAADLARALGTGLDVVFAWECMPDAPPGMRVTDETGRPRPLEEIVAENADQEMREFLGRAGLPPEVKVHSRVVRGNAAGAVLAALGPEHTMIVMGTHGRGGVKRWMLGSVAEKLVRSSPVPVLTVRGEE, encoded by the coding sequence ATGACGCTGCTCGTGCCCGTCGACTACTCCGAGCACTCCCTGAGGGTGCTCGGGGTGGCGGCGGATCTCGCGCGCGCCTTGGGCACCGGGCTCGACGTCGTCTTCGCCTGGGAGTGCATGCCGGACGCTCCGCCCGGCATGCGGGTGACGGACGAAACCGGAAGGCCGCGACCGCTGGAAGAGATCGTGGCAGAGAACGCGGATCAAGAAATGCGCGAGTTCCTCGGGCGCGCGGGGTTGCCGCCGGAGGTGAAGGTGCACAGCCGGGTGGTGCGCGGAAACGCGGCCGGCGCGGTGCTCGCCGCGCTGGGGCCGGAGCACACGATGATCGTGATGGGCACCCACGGTCGCGGTGGCGTCAAACGCTGGATGCTCGGCAGCGTGGCGGAGAAGCTGGTCCGGAGCTCGCCGGTCCCGGTGCTCACCGTCCGCGGGGAAGAGTAG
- a CDS encoding OmpA family protein, which translates to MRFNQSVLTAIALCAFVGGPNLGCTASAQMGTQMETAPPPPPPPPPDDDGDGILNADDKCPSEKEDGKAPNPNDGCPNLDEDSDNIPVPQDKCPAEPETVNGFEDEDGCPDKKPLVQLVGTRVQINQKIQFKHASAAIEKESEPVLDAVADLMKKHPDIQLVEVSGHASKEGDQWYNRSLTQKRVDSVVKELVKRGVDKARFLSQGYGFYCLLDEGATEEANEKNRRVEFKVLIRDGKETSEKRGCEAAEKAGLKPKALPKEPWKPPAPPATAPASAKADPKAATGKLANPKK; encoded by the coding sequence ATGCGATTCAATCAAAGCGTTCTCACCGCCATCGCGTTGTGCGCCTTCGTGGGCGGGCCGAACCTCGGCTGCACCGCCAGCGCACAGATGGGCACCCAGATGGAGACGGCTCCGCCACCCCCGCCCCCGCCACCCCCGGATGACGACGGCGACGGGATCCTGAACGCGGACGACAAGTGTCCGAGCGAGAAGGAAGACGGCAAGGCCCCGAATCCGAACGACGGCTGCCCGAACTTGGACGAAGACAGCGACAACATCCCGGTGCCGCAGGACAAGTGCCCCGCGGAACCGGAGACCGTGAACGGCTTCGAGGACGAAGATGGCTGCCCCGACAAGAAGCCCCTCGTGCAGCTGGTCGGCACGCGCGTGCAGATCAACCAGAAGATCCAGTTCAAGCACGCCTCCGCCGCCATCGAGAAGGAGAGCGAGCCGGTGCTCGACGCGGTGGCGGATCTGATGAAGAAGCACCCCGACATCCAGCTCGTCGAGGTCAGCGGCCACGCTTCCAAGGAAGGAGACCAGTGGTACAACCGCTCCCTCACGCAGAAGCGCGTGGATTCGGTGGTCAAGGAGCTCGTCAAGCGCGGCGTGGACAAGGCCCGCTTCCTGTCCCAGGGCTACGGTTTCTACTGCCTGCTCGACGAGGGCGCGACGGAGGAGGCCAACGAGAAGAACCGGCGCGTGGAGTTCAAGGTGCTCATCCGCGACGGCAAGGAGACCAGCGAGAAGCGCGGCTGTGAGGCCGCGGAGAAGGCGGGCCTCAAGCCCAAGGCGCTGCCCAAGGAGCCGTGGAAGCCGCCGGCGCCGCCGGCCACCGCGCCGGCCTCGGCAAAGGCGGATCCCAAGGCGGCCACCGGCAAGCTGGCGAACCCGAAGAAGTAG